From a single Sphingosinicellaceae bacterium genomic region:
- a CDS encoding zinc-binding dehydrogenase, whose protein sequence is MFSRIGETPMVCDLPDPVAEAGDVVVDVVAAPVLAYAHEVFSGQRPMLFTLPFVPGTGAIGRISAVGAGATDTVVGSWVYCDPTLRARDGLGLPAISLQGLTANGPAAVAVQRQYPNGSWAEKLRLPLENIVPLGDVLAGDAARWLMLGTLLVPYGGLSSVALTAGETVVINGATGSFGSAAVAVALAMGAARVVATGRNAEALDELARRHGDRVRIARMLGEEATDTATIQAAAGAPIDVVFDILPPHAQPTQVLTAVRAVRPGGRISLMGGVGMAGDGDLTLPYPWLMRNNITIRGQWMYPRAAVPRLIAMVRSSQIDLTRYHVAEFALSDVGDAIAHAATTSGPFNRTALRM, encoded by the coding sequence ATGTTTTCCCGCATCGGCGAGACGCCGATGGTTTGCGATCTTCCCGATCCCGTCGCTGAGGCCGGCGACGTCGTGGTCGACGTCGTGGCCGCTCCGGTACTCGCCTACGCGCACGAGGTTTTCTCGGGCCAGCGTCCGATGCTGTTCACGTTGCCGTTCGTGCCGGGCACGGGTGCCATCGGCAGGATTAGTGCGGTCGGCGCCGGCGCGACTGATACGGTGGTAGGTTCATGGGTCTATTGCGATCCCACCCTGCGGGCCCGGGATGGTCTCGGCTTGCCGGCGATCTCGCTGCAGGGGCTTACTGCAAACGGCCCAGCAGCGGTGGCGGTCCAGCGTCAGTATCCGAACGGAAGCTGGGCCGAGAAGCTGCGCCTGCCGCTCGAGAACATCGTCCCTCTCGGCGATGTCCTAGCTGGCGACGCGGCACGTTGGTTGATGCTCGGTACATTGTTGGTCCCCTATGGCGGGCTGTCCAGCGTTGCGCTGACCGCTGGCGAGACTGTCGTGATCAACGGTGCGACCGGCAGCTTCGGCAGCGCGGCTGTTGCTGTAGCTCTCGCGATGGGCGCTGCGCGCGTGGTGGCGACGGGGAGGAACGCGGAGGCGCTCGACGAGCTGGCGCGGCGTCACGGCGACCGGGTGCGGATCGCACGCATGCTGGGCGAGGAAGCGACCGACACGGCGACGATCCAGGCAGCGGCTGGCGCACCCATCGACGTGGTGTTCGACATCCTGCCCCCGCACGCCCAACCGACGCAGGTGCTGACGGCGGTCCGTGCTGTACGGCCCGGCGGGCGGATCTCGCTGATGGGCGGTGTCGGTATGGCGGGCGACGGCGACCTGACTCTGCCGTATCCGTGGCTGATGCGGAACAACATCACGATCAGGGGCCAGTGGATGTACCCCCGTGCGGCGGTCCCCCGCCTTATCGCAATGGTGCGAAGTAGCCAAATCGACTTGACCCGGTATCATGTCGCCGAGTTCGCACTCTCCGACGTCGGTGATGCGATTGCCCATGCCGCAACAACAAGCGGCCCGTTCAATCGGACTGCGCTCAGAATGT